The Bacteroidota bacterium genome segment TGGTAGATATGGGTATAATTACCAAAGTAGAGGTGCGTGGCGAAAGCAATGTGTATGTAGAAATGACACCTACCTTTACAGGTTGTCCCGCTATAAAAATGATGGAGAATATGGTGGCCGACAGATTAAAAGAAATTGGCATAACAACTGTAAACGTTAGTACTACTTTTGATACACCCTGGAATAGTAATAAACTAACAGAACGCGGTTTACTATGTTTAAAAAAACATGGTTTAGCTCCACCACCCAAACATCAGGGCGAAATTACCCATGAATTATTAGAAACCAGTGTTTGCCCCCATTGCGGAAGCGCAAATACCGAAATGAAAACACCTTTCGGTCCTACCTTATGTCGTTCTATGCACTACTGTAATAGTTGCTTACAGGCATTTGAACAGTTTAAACCTGTAGTGTAGGTTTGAATATTACTGCTATTAGCGTGTAATTGTTTTAAGCAAAGCTGTTGCTTCTTTTTGCTTTTTCCCTTTGTGTTTTATTAATTGCTTTAATACTTGCTTAGCCTCATTAATTTTATTTTGTTTAATAAAGTTGTTAGCCTTTAAGCATAAAATATCTTCATACAAGTATCCATTCGGATTGTCAACTATATTGCTTAGCCATATATAACAGCTGTCAAATTTATTTTTGTTATAGGCAATTTGTGCTTTGCTAAAGTTTGCCGAATCCAATTTGTATACCTGAAAAAATGAAACAGAATCGTTAAGCGTTAAGTTTAAATTATTATTGTTAAAAAAGGCAGCGTAATTGTTATTAGATAATGCAGCAGGAGTACTGGCGGTTTTATCTTTAAAACTTTTTGTTACTACTGTAAAATCAGTTTCTGCTTTTAATTTTTCCTCTGCTTTAGTTGCAGTAGCGTTAGAGCTTATTTGTTCAGGAACTAATACGATTTCCTTATTTGCCTCATCGTTATTTTTACCAGTTGTTGCTACATCGTCTGCAAATGCTAGTTGTTGTTCAACCACAGCAGGTGCAGGCTCGCTAATATTTCTTTTAAGTGTAATAATTTCTTCCTTCGGTTTACTGTTATTTTCTGCTAAAATATCAGATGCAATTTCATTTTTTATAACAGTATCACTTTGAAGAGCAACATTTTTTTCTTCAGTTAGTATAGGTTTTTTTTCTTCTTCTTTATTTACTTCATTCAATGCTACTTTTCCATGAGGTAGCTGTATATAGTTATAAATTAAAAGGCCAAAACTAATCATTAGCGAAGCCGCAATAGCCCAGTACCAATTGTTTTTACTAACCTGTTTTTTTGCATCTACTAAAATATCAATTTCCCGGTTAATGGTATTTACCTTTTGCATTAATTGAGATGGATTATCCATAGCATCAATTCCATCTTTAATATCGGCACATACCTCACATGTTTTCACATGTTTTTCCATGTAAATCATATCGGTTTTACTTATGCTTTTATTAGCGTAAGCTTCCCAAATAGTATTATTTATGCACGTGGTAGTACCCATATTAATAATGCTAAACCTAGTGTTATTCCTTTTTCCTCCAATAGTATTTTCAAATTGCGTTTGCCATTTTGTATATAGCTTTTTACTTCATTAACGGTATAGCCGGTTTGCTCTGCTATTTCAGTATAGCTTTTTTGTTTTAAGTAAAATAGTTCAATGCATTCCCGTTGTTTATCCTTGAGTGTTAAAATGCCTGCTTCTAAAGCCACTAATTTTTCTTCCTTTTCATGCTTGTCATCAGTATGATTCATAATGTTTGACAATTGCATAAAAAAACTTTCATTTTCTTCTTCCTGTTGGTCAATACTTACTAAAACATTGGGCTTACGCAGTTGAATCAGGCAGTAGTTTTTACACACCGTATGCAGCCAACTCTTAAAGTTATTTATCTGGTGGTTTTGTAAATCAATAAACAATTTTTCGAAAACACTCATGGTGGCATCGTGAGCCTTGTCTTCATCTTTTAAATATTTATAACATACTGCATAACACATTAAAGAGTGGCGTTTAAACAACTCGCCAAGTACCAGATTGTTTTTGGTGCTTTGGTACAGTATTACCAATTCTTCATCGTTTTGTATGTATGTTTTAGTTATCAAAAAAAACAAATATGAATTTTTTTTATGGAATATAAACGCTAAAAGTATCTATCAGGTAAAACCATTAAAAATTTAACACATGAAACTAAAAATGTTAAGTATGGCATTATTGTGCAGCACAATAATGTTAGCCGAAAATACCAGGCCTATTAAAGCAAAATTGCAAAAAGCAGTTGTTTACCTGCAAGGTGCTCATTTGTATTACAACGAAACGGTTAATTTATCTGTCGGTATCAACGATATAGTTTTTGAAAATATTTCGCCCAATATAAATGCTACTTCTCTGCAAGCCAATAGTAGGGAGGCTACCGTAATGGAAGTGAGGCATACTATTAAATATCAAGAAAGGCCAACAATAGTTAAAACATATGAAAGAGAAATAGCACATGTTTTAGACTCGTTAGAAGATTTTAAATTTTTAGCTACAGAGTTAAACAACAAATCGATTGTAGTAAGCACCGAGAAAAATTTACTGCTCAATAATAAACTAATGAAAGGAGAACTCATGAAAGATTCTTTGCTGCTGTTGCGGGAGAGCCTTGTTTTTTTAAGAGCCAAACTGAATGAACTATATGAGCAGGAACTAAAGATAGAAAAGAACAAAGCCAAGTGTAATAAAGTATTGAATAAATTAAATGAACGCTACGAATTGCTTATTAATTTGCAAAATAGCAATGGCGAAACAAACGAAGAAGAAGCGCAGCCAACCAATCAGGTGGTGGTAACTATTTTTGCTGAAACTGCAGGCCCAGCTCAAGTAAACTTTAACTATTTAATTGCCGAGGCTAGTTGGGTGCCTCAGTACGATTTGCAGGCAACTACACAAACCAATAACTTTCAGTTAAGGTATTTTGCTGATGTAGTGCAGAACTCAGGATTAGATTGGAAAAATACCAGCTTAACGCTAAGTACATCAAACCCAAATGAAGCCA includes the following:
- the paaD gene encoding 1,2-phenylacetyl-CoA epoxidase subunit PaaD → MLTEQEIWEALEVVKDPEIPTLSMVDMGIITKVEVRGESNVYVEMTPTFTGCPAIKMMENMVADRLKEIGITTVNVSTTFDTPWNSNKLTERGLLCLKKHGLAPPPKHQGEITHELLETSVCPHCGSANTEMKTPFGPTLCRSMHYCNSCLQAFEQFKPVV
- a CDS encoding sigma-70 family RNA polymerase sigma factor produces the protein MITKTYIQNDEELVILYQSTKNNLVLGELFKRHSLMCYAVCYKYLKDEDKAHDATMSVFEKLFIDLQNHQINNFKSWLHTVCKNYCLIQLRKPNVLVSIDQQEEENESFFMQLSNIMNHTDDKHEKEEKLVALEAGILTLKDKQRECIELFYLKQKSYTEIAEQTGYTVNEVKSYIQNGKRNLKILLEEKGITLGLALLIWVLPRA
- a CDS encoding DUF4139 domain-containing protein, whose protein sequence is MKLKMLSMALLCSTIMLAENTRPIKAKLQKAVVYLQGAHLYYNETVNLSVGINDIVFENISPNINATSLQANSREATVMEVRHTIKYQERPTIVKTYEREIAHVLDSLEDFKFLATELNNKSIVVSTEKNLLLNNKLMKGELMKDSLLLLRESLVFLRAKLNELYEQELKIEKNKAKCNKVLNKLNERYELLINLQNSNGETNEEEAQPTNQVVVTIFAETAGPAQVNFNYLIAEASWVPQYDLQATTQTNNFQLRYFADVVQNSGLDWKNTSLTLSTSNPNEANFKPELTPWYLSFLEFKQTRSINYLSNTLVPVQATVESKSQQTTTDNDGMKREYNASANATIIEKPLTDYIYVTQNLIRMEYEIKLNYNIASDGRSHRVLINQRSVPMLLAFAAVPKLSEDAFLQAKIVGWEDLNIIPGNARLYFDGTYVGEMLLDASSNTDTLSVNLGRDKTIAISRKKIKEKFKVKFIDNEKVEIRTIEIAIRNTKGITVEMDLEDQIPIVQGTEEIKVNLIDSDKAELDEPTGKLKWHIKLGAKESKKITFTYEIRYPKNKPVNGL